In Mumia flava, a single window of DNA contains:
- a CDS encoding GntR family transcriptional regulator translates to MTAQDVRPTSDPAVVARAIREAILDAGFAPGQRLVEADLSEQFDASRGAVRTALLSLAGEGLVERVANRGARVRVVPLSEAIEIYEVRAVVESLCAEKAARNVDDSAIAELREIGDRMRSAVSSGDVFGYSALNQRLHQMLRELGHQQTAADVLDRLHGQLVRHQFRLATQPGRPQVSLPEHLAIIEAVCSRDPEASAAAVRAHLDSVISAMREVGERSDVRR, encoded by the coding sequence ATGACGGCGCAGGACGTACGACCGACCAGCGACCCTGCCGTCGTGGCGCGCGCGATCCGGGAGGCCATCCTCGACGCGGGCTTCGCCCCGGGCCAGCGGCTCGTCGAGGCGGACCTGTCCGAGCAGTTCGATGCGAGTCGCGGTGCCGTTCGCACGGCCCTGCTGAGCCTCGCGGGCGAGGGTCTCGTCGAGCGTGTCGCCAACCGCGGGGCGCGCGTGCGGGTGGTGCCGCTGTCCGAGGCGATCGAGATCTACGAGGTCCGCGCGGTCGTCGAGTCGCTCTGCGCCGAGAAGGCCGCACGCAACGTCGACGACTCCGCGATCGCCGAGCTGCGCGAGATCGGCGATCGGATGCGGAGCGCGGTGTCGTCCGGCGACGTCTTCGGCTACTCCGCCCTCAACCAGCGACTCCATCAGATGCTCCGCGAGCTCGGGCACCAGCAGACCGCTGCCGACGTGCTGGATCGGCTGCACGGACAGCTCGTGCGGCACCAGTTTCGGCTCGCGACGCAGCCCGGCCGGCCGCAGGTCTCGCTGCCCGAGCACCTCGCGATCATCGAGGCGGTGTGCAGCCGCGACCCCGAGGCATCTGCCGCCGCCGTACGGGCCCATCTCGACAGCGTGATCTCGGCGATGCGCGAGGTCGGGGAGCGGTCCGACGTCCGGCGATGA